Proteins co-encoded in one Acidovorax sp. 69 genomic window:
- a CDS encoding EAL domain-containing protein yields the protein MINLVIASVLFMVGLYAFDEWGQVKDREEQHMQSNLVLLTRTLDTFFLSKRAGMLGLAETIAISPGGIDNLAQVQQLLADYRQHRPEVSQIYVSDMNGQLLASSHTPSLRGLPSLADQPSFQDFLRDAQAARDIYLGRPQRDALNPDWVFTLRYVLRDPQGQARAVLTDVFPVDFLESLWKDAPLVQQLTVGVLRDDGYLMTRYPVPAAVTKDEVYGTRRAGALSRYLTEQQFPVQGRVEGPNALLNGQNFINLFHRLDKFPVTVFVGQSERRFWQVWARSIDTPLALTALLLAFIKFVSLRLARRESEAEEQRRVVEQVLRDSETEQRSLIDNLMTGLVIHDATGAVVRCNAEASNLLGLSFEQMTGKQLIDPAWSFVSEEGAVMPVSDYPASRVLATREPVKGSVVGIVHSKDADICWVLCRADPWLKPGGEIDKIVVTFVDITMRRKLTYQLQDRELKFKALFDNSMDAVLLTSPDGTVLAVNQAACRLFGLSEAEIITRGRTGLADPTDSRLQELLIQRARQGQAAGLLTMVRGDGSHFTAEISSSIYGDSEGRQYSSMIVRDITERLRSQAELEAANAQMRRINEQLAEVAHFDMLTRLPNRVLLADRLQQAMAHCVRRNKSLAVAFLDLDGFKDINDRYGHAAGDEFLVAIAKRLRSALRDGDTLARIGGDEFVAVMTDLTAEHDCEPLLLRLLQLAAEPLQISGQSLQVSASIGVTIYPQDGSSSEQLIRHADQAMYLAKQAGKNRFHLFDVASDAAIRIKRESLEQIATAIAQRELVLYYQPQVNMQTGEVVGMEALIRWLHPQRGLLAPSQFLPVIEDHDMAIAIGERVLDMALSQMAQWLEAGLRMPVSVNVFSRQLQQDDFVHKLRQALEAHPSVPSSALELEIVETSALQDMAQVSGLMHACAELGVRFALDDFGTGYSSLTYLKKLPAELLKIDQSFVRDMLEDRDDLAIVQGVVGLSKAFNRKVIAEGVETVAHGRKLLAMGCVLGQGYGIARPMPAQQVPGWLDQWRAQQPWVPQDDAGLPV from the coding sequence GTGATCAATCTGGTCATTGCGTCGGTTCTCTTCATGGTTGGCCTGTACGCCTTTGACGAATGGGGACAGGTCAAAGATCGTGAAGAACAGCACATGCAGTCCAACCTGGTGCTCCTGACGCGGACGCTGGACACCTTCTTTCTCTCCAAACGCGCGGGCATGCTCGGCCTGGCCGAGACCATCGCGATTTCGCCTGGTGGCATCGACAACCTGGCCCAGGTGCAGCAACTGCTGGCGGACTACCGTCAGCACCGCCCTGAAGTCAGCCAAATCTACGTGAGCGACATGAATGGCCAGTTGCTGGCCTCATCCCACACGCCAAGTCTGCGTGGGTTGCCCAGCCTGGCGGACCAACCCAGCTTTCAGGATTTTTTGCGTGATGCTCAGGCCGCACGCGACATCTACCTGGGCCGCCCGCAGCGGGATGCGCTGAACCCGGATTGGGTGTTCACCCTGCGCTATGTACTGCGCGACCCGCAGGGCCAGGCCCGGGCGGTGTTGACCGATGTGTTCCCCGTCGATTTTCTGGAGTCGCTCTGGAAAGACGCGCCGCTGGTGCAGCAGCTGACGGTGGGCGTGCTGCGTGACGATGGCTACCTGATGACCCGGTACCCCGTGCCCGCCGCAGTCACCAAGGATGAGGTGTACGGCACGCGCCGCGCCGGGGCACTCAGCCGGTATCTGACCGAGCAACAGTTCCCGGTGCAAGGGCGGGTGGAAGGGCCTAATGCACTGCTGAATGGGCAGAACTTCATCAATCTGTTCCATCGGCTCGACAAGTTTCCGGTGACGGTGTTTGTGGGGCAGTCCGAGCGCCGGTTCTGGCAGGTGTGGGCCCGCAGCATCGACACCCCCCTGGCGCTGACCGCGCTGCTGCTGGCGTTCATCAAGTTTGTGTCTCTGCGCTTGGCCCGTCGCGAGAGCGAAGCCGAAGAGCAAAGGCGGGTGGTGGAACAAGTGCTGCGCGACAGCGAAACCGAGCAGCGCTCGCTCATCGACAACCTGATGACCGGCCTGGTCATCCACGATGCGACGGGCGCCGTGGTGCGGTGCAACGCCGAGGCCAGCAACCTCCTGGGTCTGAGCTTTGAGCAGATGACCGGCAAGCAGCTGATTGACCCGGCCTGGTCCTTTGTGAGTGAGGAGGGGGCTGTCATGCCGGTCTCCGACTACCCCGCCTCGCGGGTGCTTGCGACCCGTGAACCCGTCAAGGGGTCGGTCGTGGGCATCGTCCACTCCAAAGATGCGGATATCTGCTGGGTGCTGTGCCGAGCAGACCCCTGGCTCAAGCCAGGTGGAGAGATTGACAAGATCGTGGTCACGTTTGTCGATATCACCATGCGGCGCAAGCTGACATACCAGTTGCAGGACCGCGAACTCAAGTTCAAGGCGCTGTTTGATAACAGCATGGATGCCGTGTTGCTGACCTCGCCCGACGGCACGGTGCTGGCTGTGAATCAGGCAGCTTGCCGACTGTTCGGATTGAGCGAGGCGGAAATCATCACCCGTGGACGCACCGGTCTGGCGGACCCCACCGACTCCAGGTTGCAGGAGTTGTTGATTCAGCGCGCAAGACAGGGTCAGGCCGCTGGGTTGCTGACCATGGTGCGTGGCGATGGCAGCCACTTCACCGCCGAGATCAGCTCCAGCATCTATGGGGACAGTGAGGGCCGCCAATACAGCAGCATGATCGTGCGCGACATCACAGAGCGCTTGCGCAGCCAGGCCGAGCTGGAGGCCGCCAACGCGCAAATGCGCCGCATCAACGAGCAGTTGGCCGAGGTGGCGCACTTTGACATGCTGACGCGTCTGCCCAACCGCGTGCTGCTGGCTGACCGGCTGCAGCAGGCCATGGCACATTGCGTGCGCCGCAACAAGTCGCTGGCGGTGGCCTTTCTGGACCTGGACGGCTTCAAGGACATCAACGACCGCTACGGCCATGCGGCGGGCGACGAGTTTCTGGTGGCGATTGCCAAGCGTCTGCGGTCGGCGCTGCGCGATGGCGACACGCTGGCGCGCATTGGCGGGGACGAGTTTGTAGCCGTCATGACCGACCTGACGGCCGAGCACGACTGCGAGCCCTTGCTGTTGCGGCTGTTGCAGCTGGCGGCCGAGCCGTTGCAGATAAGCGGGCAGTCCCTGCAGGTGTCTGCCAGCATCGGCGTCACCATCTACCCGCAGGATGGTTCCAGTTCGGAGCAGCTCATCCGCCATGCCGATCAGGCCATGTACCTGGCCAAGCAGGCGGGCAAGAACCGGTTCCACCTGTTTGATGTGGCCAGCGATGCGGCCATCCGGATCAAGCGCGAGAGCCTGGAGCAGATTGCCACCGCCATTGCGCAGCGGGAGCTGGTGCTGTACTACCAGCCGCAGGTCAACATGCAGACAGGCGAGGTGGTGGGCATGGAGGCGCTGATCCGATGGCTGCATCCGCAGCGCGGCCTGCTGGCGCCCAGCCAGTTTTTGCCGGTCATCGAAGACCACGACATGGCGATTGCGATTGGCGAGCGGGTGCTGGACATGGCCTTGTCGCAAATGGCGCAGTGGCTGGAGGCGGGGCTGCGCATGCCAGTCAGCGTCAACGTGTTCTCCAGGCAGCTGCAGCAGGATGACTTTGTCCACAAGCTGCGCCAGGCGCTGGAGGCGCACCCCTCGGTGCCTTCGTCGGCGCTGGAGCTGGAGATTGTGGAGACCAGCGCATTGCAGGACATGGCCCAGGTGTCAGGCCTGATGCATGCGTGCGCTGAACTGGGCGTGCGCTTTGCCCTGGACGATTTCGGGACGGGCTATTCATCGCTGACCTACCTGAAAAAACTGCCCGCCGAGCTGCTCAAGATCGACCAGAGCTTTGTGCGCGACATGCTCGAAGACCGCGATGACCTGGCCATTGTGCAAGGCGTGGTGGGCCTGTCCAAGGCGTTCAACCGCAAGGTGATTGCCGAGGGCGTGGAGACCGTGGCCCACGGCCGCAAGCTGCTGGCCATGGGCTGTGTGCTGGGCCAGGGCTATGGCATTGCGCGGCCCATGCCTGCGCAGCAGGTGCCGGGCTGGCTGGACCAGTGGCGAGCGCAGCAACCCTGGGTGCCACAAGACGATGCCGGCTTGCCAGTCTGA
- a CDS encoding SDR family oxidoreductase, protein MAYSIDLSGRVAFITGASSGLGAQFARTLARAGAGVVLASRRIEKLKELRARIEGEGGDAHVIELDVTDHDSIKSAVAHAETEMGSIDILVNNSGVSTTQRIQDVTPEDYDFIFDTNVKGAFFVAQEVGKRMLARSRGAAPGSFTGGRIINIASMAGLKVLPQIGAYCMSKAAVVQMTKAMAMEWGKFGINVNAICPGYIDTEINHHHWQTEQGQKLVAMLPRKRVGSPEDLDALLIMLASDQSHFINGAVIAADDGFAV, encoded by the coding sequence ATGGCATACAGCATCGACTTGTCCGGCCGCGTGGCTTTCATCACCGGCGCCTCCAGCGGCCTGGGCGCCCAGTTCGCGCGCACTCTGGCGCGTGCAGGTGCCGGGGTGGTGCTGGCCAGTCGCCGGATCGAGAAACTCAAGGAACTGCGCGCGCGCATCGAAGGCGAGGGCGGGGACGCCCATGTGATTGAACTCGACGTGACAGACCACGACTCCATCAAGTCCGCCGTGGCACATGCCGAGACCGAGATGGGCTCCATTGACATCCTGGTCAACAACTCGGGCGTGAGCACCACGCAGCGCATCCAGGACGTGACGCCCGAGGACTATGACTTCATCTTCGACACCAACGTCAAGGGCGCATTTTTTGTGGCGCAAGAGGTGGGCAAGCGCATGCTGGCCCGCTCGCGCGGTGCGGCGCCGGGCAGCTTCACAGGCGGGCGCATCATCAACATTGCCTCGATGGCGGGGCTCAAGGTGCTGCCGCAGATCGGTGCCTACTGCATGAGCAAGGCGGCGGTGGTGCAGATGACCAAGGCGATGGCGATGGAGTGGGGCAAGTTCGGCATCAATGTGAATGCGATCTGCCCCGGCTACATTGATACCGAGATCAACCACCACCACTGGCAGACCGAACAGGGCCAGAAGCTGGTAGCCATGCTGCCCCGCAAGCGCGTGGGCAGTCCCGAGGACCTCGATGCGCTGTTGATCATGTTGGCCAGTGACCAGAGCCATTTCATCAATGGTGCAGTGATTGCAGCCGACGATGGTTTTGCAGTCTGA
- a CDS encoding thioesterase family protein: MKIEIPEIKTLVYEMRFPVRWGDMDAMGHVNNTVYFRYLETARIDWMVSVGCNPDPTGQGPVIVNAFCNFYKQLEYPADVLLKLYVSDPGRTTFETWGTMERADQPGVICAAGGATTIWVDFPQQKAVALPDWMRALVTAG, encoded by the coding sequence ATGAAGATCGAAATCCCTGAGATCAAGACGCTGGTCTATGAAATGCGCTTTCCGGTACGCTGGGGCGACATGGATGCGATGGGCCATGTCAACAACACGGTGTACTTCCGTTACCTGGAAACCGCGCGCATTGATTGGATGGTGTCGGTGGGCTGCAACCCCGATCCCACCGGCCAAGGGCCTGTCATCGTCAACGCGTTCTGCAACTTCTACAAGCAGCTCGAATACCCGGCCGATGTGTTGCTCAAGCTCTATGTGAGTGACCCGGGCCGTACCACGTTCGAGACCTGGGGCACGATGGAACGTGCGGACCAACCGGGCGTCATCTGCGCTGCTGGAGGCGCCACCACCATCTGGGTGGACTTTCCGCAGCAAAAGGCTGTGGCGTTGCCCGACTGGATGCGGGCGCTGGTGACTGCCGGCTGA
- a CDS encoding tripartite tricarboxylate transporter substrate binding protein: protein MPVLSSFSRSMGAQLCAALLGLASAALPIGAALAQAAYPHKPIRLIVPFPPGGGTDMIARTVAQKLTDQHKWSVIVDNRPGAGGNLGVDAAAKSAPDGYTLVMGQTSNLAINPSLYAKLPYDPIKDLVPVALVSSSPIVMAAPANSRFNTFADVVAASKGKPDALTLGYSGNGTVAHLAGELAENAAGIQLRHIPYKGAAQAMTDLVGGQIDLYMSSVPTLLGQVRNGKLKVLAITSAKRSSQLPDVPTLAESGYKGFEAVTWFGILAPAGTPAPIVAQLNKAINQALQQADVADKLKSEGGDVLGGTPEQFGTLLRAEVPRWAKIVKDSGASLD from the coding sequence ATGCCAGTGCTTTCATCGTTTTCGCGTTCAATGGGCGCACAGCTGTGCGCTGCCCTCCTGGGCCTTGCCTCGGCGGCCCTGCCCATCGGCGCCGCCCTGGCGCAGGCCGCATACCCCCACAAACCCATCCGGCTCATCGTGCCGTTCCCGCCCGGCGGCGGTACCGACATGATTGCGCGCACGGTGGCGCAAAAGCTCACCGACCAGCACAAGTGGAGCGTGATCGTGGACAACCGGCCTGGCGCGGGTGGCAACCTGGGCGTGGATGCGGCGGCCAAGTCGGCCCCCGACGGCTACACGCTGGTGATGGGCCAGACCAGCAACCTGGCCATCAACCCCTCGCTCTACGCCAAGCTGCCCTACGACCCTATCAAGGACCTGGTGCCCGTGGCGCTGGTGTCGTCCTCGCCCATCGTGATGGCGGCACCCGCGAACTCGCGCTTCAACACCTTTGCCGATGTGGTGGCTGCGTCCAAGGGCAAGCCCGACGCCCTCACGCTGGGCTATTCAGGCAACGGCACTGTGGCCCATTTGGCGGGCGAGCTGGCCGAAAACGCCGCAGGCATCCAGCTGCGCCACATCCCCTACAAGGGCGCGGCGCAAGCCATGACGGACCTCGTGGGTGGGCAGATCGATTTGTACATGTCTTCGGTGCCCACGCTGCTGGGGCAGGTGCGTAACGGCAAGCTCAAAGTGCTGGCCATCACCTCGGCCAAACGCTCATCGCAATTGCCTGACGTGCCCACATTGGCGGAATCGGGCTACAAGGGCTTTGAGGCCGTGACCTGGTTTGGCATCCTGGCTCCGGCCGGCACGCCCGCGCCCATCGTGGCGCAGCTCAACAAGGCCATCAACCAGGCGTTGCAGCAGGCCGATGTGGCCGACAAGCTCAAGTCGGAAGGTGGCGATGTGCTGGGCGGCACGCCCGAGCAGTTCGGCACGCTGCTGCGCGCCGAGGTGCCGCGCTGGGCCAAGATCGTCAAGGACTCGGGCGCCAGCCTGGACTGA
- a CDS encoding NAD(P)-dependent oxidoreductase, with protein sequence MTPTIIVTGADLAQQALDLLTGYEIVYAGKTPTEDDMVALCQRHNPVAIIVRYGKVGAAVMDAAPALRVISKHGSGTDTIDKVAAQARGIEVVAAVGANAAAVAEQALALLLACAKSVVQLDARMHAGHWDKATHKSLELGGRTVGLVGLGAIGLRFAKMADALGMRVIGFDPFAKNLPAYVQAVDLETIWRESDAVSLHCPLTDDNRNLLNAATLAQCKRGVIVVNTARGGLIDEAALLAAVRSGQVMAAGLDSFAVEPMAAGHPFQGEKHFVLSPHIGGVTSDAYVNMGVGAAQNLLAVLARVPVAAVAAETAGA encoded by the coding sequence GTGACCCCAACCATCATCGTGACGGGCGCCGACCTGGCGCAACAAGCCCTCGACTTGCTCACAGGCTACGAGATCGTCTACGCAGGCAAGACACCCACCGAAGACGACATGGTGGCCCTGTGCCAGCGCCACAACCCGGTGGCCATCATCGTGCGCTACGGCAAGGTGGGCGCTGCGGTGATGGACGCGGCCCCCGCGCTCCGAGTCATCTCCAAGCATGGCAGCGGCACTGACACCATCGACAAGGTGGCCGCCCAGGCCCGTGGCATTGAGGTGGTGGCCGCCGTGGGCGCCAACGCCGCCGCCGTGGCCGAGCAGGCCCTGGCGCTGCTGCTGGCCTGCGCCAAGTCGGTGGTGCAACTCGATGCGCGCATGCACGCTGGCCACTGGGACAAGGCCACGCACAAGAGCCTGGAGCTGGGCGGCCGCACTGTGGGCCTGGTAGGCCTGGGCGCCATTGGCCTGCGCTTTGCCAAGATGGCCGACGCCCTGGGCATGCGCGTCATCGGCTTCGATCCGTTTGCCAAAAACCTGCCCGCGTACGTGCAGGCGGTGGACCTGGAAACGATATGGCGCGAATCCGATGCTGTGTCTTTGCACTGCCCGCTGACCGACGACAACCGCAACCTGCTGAACGCCGCCACGCTGGCGCAATGCAAGCGCGGCGTGATCGTGGTGAACACGGCACGCGGCGGCCTGATCGACGAGGCCGCGCTGCTGGCCGCCGTGCGCTCGGGCCAGGTCATGGCGGCCGGGCTCGACAGCTTTGCGGTGGAGCCCATGGCGGCGGGCCACCCCTTCCAGGGCGAGAAGCACTTCGTCCTTAGCCCCCACATCGGCGGCGTGACGAGCGATGCCTACGTGAACATGGGCGTGGGCGCTGCCCAGAACCTGCTGGCCGTGCTGGCGCGCGTTCCGGTCGCCGCTGTCGCGGCTGAAACGGCGGGAGCCTAG
- a CDS encoding electron transfer flavoprotein-ubiquinone oxidoreductase produces MTHEEILAQYGPRESMEYDVVVVGGGPGGLSTAIRLKQLAAEKGQDVSVVVLEKGSEPGAHVLSGAIMDPKALTELIPDWKKRGAPLNQPVTDDAYIFLSEKSGVRVPNMFLPPFAHNHGNYIISLGNLTKWLGEQAEALGVEIFPGFTAAEVLYNDDGSVKGVATGNMGIGKDGEPTENFQLGMELLGKYTVFAEGARGHLGKQLIARYKLDQDRDPQSFGIGVKELWEIDPKKHQPGFVMHTAGWPMENDTYGGAFLYHLEDNKVAVGFVTGLGYTNPYLSPFEEFQRWKTHPNVRYYFENEKGEITAKRLSYGARAINASGINALPKTVFPGGALVGCNAGYLNVGRIKGSHAAIKTGMLAAEAAYDAIVAGRQHDELKAYPEAFEKSWLHTELNKDRNFKNWFKYGLTTATLMNGFEQFVLRGHIPWTLHRDKPDHAYLKPAAECKPIVYPKPDGKLTFDRLSSVFISNTNHEENQPAHLTLKDASVPVNINLAKYAGPEARYCPAGVYEFVPDTTQGGDAQRLQINAQNCVHCKTCDIKDPTQNIVWVTPEGGGGPNYAGM; encoded by the coding sequence ATGACCCACGAAGAAATCCTCGCCCAATATGGCCCCCGCGAATCCATGGAATACGACGTGGTGGTCGTCGGCGGTGGCCCTGGCGGCCTGTCCACCGCCATCCGCTTGAAGCAGCTGGCGGCAGAAAAAGGCCAGGATGTCTCGGTCGTGGTGCTCGAAAAAGGCTCTGAACCCGGCGCACATGTCCTCTCGGGCGCCATCATGGACCCCAAGGCACTGACGGAACTGATCCCAGACTGGAAAAAACGCGGCGCGCCGCTGAACCAGCCCGTCACCGACGATGCGTACATCTTCCTGTCGGAAAAATCGGGCGTCCGTGTGCCCAACATGTTCCTGCCACCGTTTGCGCACAACCACGGCAACTACATCATCAGCCTGGGCAACCTGACCAAATGGCTGGGGGAACAGGCCGAGGCACTGGGTGTAGAGATTTTCCCGGGCTTCACGGCCGCCGAAGTGCTCTACAACGACGATGGCTCGGTCAAGGGTGTCGCCACCGGCAACATGGGCATCGGCAAGGATGGCGAGCCCACCGAGAACTTCCAGCTCGGCATGGAGCTGCTGGGCAAGTACACCGTGTTCGCCGAAGGCGCACGCGGCCACCTGGGCAAGCAGCTGATCGCACGCTACAAACTTGACCAAGACCGCGACCCGCAGAGTTTTGGCATCGGCGTGAAAGAGCTGTGGGAGATCGACCCCAAGAAGCACCAGCCCGGCTTTGTGATGCACACCGCTGGCTGGCCCATGGAGAACGACACCTACGGCGGCGCCTTCCTGTACCACCTGGAAGACAACAAGGTGGCCGTCGGCTTCGTGACCGGCCTGGGCTACACCAACCCTTACCTCAGCCCGTTTGAAGAATTCCAGCGCTGGAAGACGCACCCGAACGTCCGCTACTACTTCGAAAACGAAAAAGGCGAGATCACGGCCAAGCGCCTGTCGTACGGCGCGCGCGCCATCAACGCCAGCGGCATCAACGCGCTGCCCAAAACCGTGTTCCCAGGCGGTGCACTGGTGGGCTGCAACGCCGGCTACCTGAACGTGGGCCGCATCAAGGGCAGCCACGCCGCCATCAAGACCGGCATGCTGGCTGCTGAAGCAGCGTATGACGCGATCGTGGCCGGACGCCAGCATGACGAACTCAAGGCCTACCCCGAAGCCTTTGAAAAGAGCTGGCTGCACACCGAGCTGAACAAGGACCGCAACTTCAAGAACTGGTTCAAGTACGGTCTGACCACCGCCACGCTCATGAACGGTTTTGAGCAGTTCGTGTTGCGCGGCCACATTCCCTGGACGCTGCACCGCGACAAGCCCGACCACGCGTATCTGAAGCCTGCGGCCGAGTGCAAGCCCATCGTCTATCCCAAGCCCGATGGCAAGCTCACGTTTGACCGCCTCTCCAGCGTGTTCATCAGCAACACCAACCACGAAGAGAACCAGCCAGCGCATCTGACGCTCAAGGACGCGAGCGTGCCGGTGAACATCAACCTGGCGAAGTACGCGGGCCCCGAGGCGCGCTATTGCCCAGCAGGCGTGTACGAGTTTGTGCCAGACACCACCCAGGGCGGCGATGCCCAGCGCCTGCAGATCAATGCGCAGAACTGCGTGCACTGCAAGACCTGCGACATCAAGGACCCGACGCAAAACATCGTGTGGGTCACACCCGAGGGCGGCGGTGGCCCGAACTACGCGGGCATGTAA
- a CDS encoding peroxidase-related enzyme (This protein belongs to a clade of uncharacterized proteins related to peroxidases such as the alkylhydroperoxidase AhpD.) yields the protein MSRYPFPDLNTLPDDIRTRIVEVQEKAGFIPNVFLAFARRPAEWRAFFAYHDALMLKEDGSLTKGEREMIVTTTSAANQCLYCVVAHGAILRIYEKKPFIADQVAVNYLKADISPRERAMLDFAMKVCQNAHEIDDADFEALHPHGFDDEDIWDIAAITAFFGLSNRMASFAGMQPNPEFYLMGRVPKAKPAA from the coding sequence GTGAGCCGCTACCCTTTTCCAGACCTCAACACCCTGCCCGACGACATCCGCACGCGAATTGTGGAAGTGCAAGAAAAAGCGGGTTTCATCCCCAACGTGTTCCTCGCATTTGCCCGCCGCCCAGCCGAATGGCGCGCCTTCTTTGCGTACCACGATGCGCTCATGCTCAAGGAGGATGGCAGCCTGACCAAGGGCGAGCGCGAGATGATCGTCACCACCACCAGCGCGGCCAATCAGTGCCTGTATTGCGTGGTGGCACATGGCGCCATCTTGCGCATCTACGAGAAGAAGCCGTTCATAGCCGACCAGGTGGCAGTGAACTACCTTAAGGCGGATATCAGCCCGAGAGAGCGGGCCATGCTCGACTTCGCGATGAAGGTGTGCCAGAACGCCCACGAGATCGACGACGCGGATTTCGAGGCCCTGCACCCCCATGGTTTCGATGACGAGGACATCTGGGACATCGCTGCCATCACGGCGTTTTTCGGCCTGTCCAACCGCATGGCCAGCTTTGCAGGCATGCAGCCCAATCCAGAGTTCTATCTGATGGGGCGTGTACCCAAGGCCAAGCCTGCGGCCTGA
- a CDS encoding Lrp/AsnC family transcriptional regulator: MDRLDRKILAVLQGNARASLQEIGQAVGLSPSPCWGRIKKMEEAGVIQGYTVRINPQALDLADTVLVQVTLDSHSDNTLEKFGETLASIPEVIEAHLVSGDYDYLLRIVVKDTRDYERLLREKLYKIKGIRHSRSSFVLRTLKKADLPLFAG; this comes from the coding sequence ATGGATCGATTGGATAGAAAAATTCTCGCTGTGCTGCAAGGTAATGCACGGGCCAGCCTGCAAGAGATTGGCCAAGCGGTCGGCCTGAGCCCTTCTCCGTGCTGGGGGCGTATCAAGAAGATGGAAGAGGCAGGGGTGATCCAGGGTTACACCGTGCGTATCAACCCACAGGCGCTGGACCTCGCCGATACCGTGCTGGTGCAGGTCACGCTCGACAGCCACTCTGACAACACGCTCGAAAAGTTTGGCGAAACCCTGGCCAGCATTCCCGAGGTGATCGAGGCGCATCTGGTCTCTGGCGACTATGACTACCTGCTGCGTATCGTGGTGAAAGACACGCGCGATTACGAGCGCCTGTTGCGCGAGAAGCTCTACAAGATCAAGGGCATACGGCACAGCCGTTCCAGCTTTGTGCTGCGCACGCTCAAGAAGGCCGACTTGCCGCTGTTCGCGGGCTAG
- a CDS encoding methyltransferase, whose amino-acid sequence MSQLPEIIRSIDRVSADVVQKAATYQAAILADVAGRRGTMHGRVAPVHQSMKVAGPAFTVEVRPGDNLMIHAAIALAQPGDVLVIDGKGDQTAALMGTLMLSACKKRGLAGVIVDAAIRDKLEILELDFPVFSAGFNPAGPTKYVPGRINHPISAGGAVVNAGDLVVGDADGVVVIEREKAPALLVLADKKVADEAARIEAIARGDTASKWLPAALRAAGVLKEGESL is encoded by the coding sequence ATGAGCCAACTCCCCGAAATCATCCGCAGCATCGACCGTGTGAGTGCCGACGTGGTGCAAAAAGCCGCCACCTACCAGGCCGCCATCCTGGCCGACGTGGCAGGCCGCCGCGGCACCATGCATGGCCGCGTGGCGCCTGTGCACCAGAGCATGAAGGTGGCCGGCCCCGCCTTCACCGTGGAAGTGCGCCCCGGCGACAACCTCATGATCCACGCCGCCATCGCTCTGGCCCAGCCGGGCGATGTGCTGGTGATTGACGGCAAGGGCGACCAGACTGCCGCGCTGATGGGCACGCTGATGCTCAGCGCCTGCAAGAAGCGCGGTCTGGCGGGTGTGATCGTGGACGCCGCCATCCGCGACAAGCTGGAAATTCTGGAGCTGGACTTCCCCGTGTTCAGCGCGGGCTTCAACCCCGCAGGGCCCACCAAGTACGTGCCCGGCCGCATCAACCACCCCATCAGCGCCGGTGGCGCCGTGGTGAATGCGGGTGACCTGGTGGTGGGCGACGCCGATGGCGTGGTCGTCATCGAGCGCGAAAAAGCCCCCGCGCTGCTGGTCCTGGCCGACAAGAAGGTGGCCGACGAAGCCGCCCGCATCGAAGCCATTGCCCGTGGTGACACTGCATCGAAATGGCTGCCCGCCGCCTTGCGCGCTGCGGGCGTACTGAAGGAAGGGGAATCGCTGTGA
- a CDS encoding IclR family transcriptional regulator, whose product MSNRPAQTLHPALPKAPEPPGAAAATATKDTGGVIAVTRALQVLEAFALGESSLPLAELSRRCGLHKTTVLRLARTLAQSGFMVQREDGDWRLGPAAGWLGARYQAGFDVQNVLEPALRELTHATGESAAFYVREGQVRTCLVRVEGPQALRHHARMGEGLPLDKGSPGRVILAFSGEPGKAYEEIRKKGYHWSIGEREQGVATVSAPVFGMHWRLMGSVCISGPASRLPADKLEALAQTVVAAATRLSYALAGNTGAPPQSPVRATQWHP is encoded by the coding sequence ATGAGCAACCGCCCCGCCCAAACCCTGCATCCCGCCCTGCCCAAGGCCCCGGAGCCCCCCGGCGCTGCCGCCGCAACGGCCACCAAGGACACCGGTGGGGTGATCGCCGTCACACGCGCACTGCAGGTGCTGGAGGCCTTTGCACTGGGCGAATCAAGTCTGCCGCTGGCCGAGCTGAGCCGCCGCTGCGGCCTGCACAAGACCACCGTGCTGCGGCTCGCGCGCACGCTCGCGCAGTCGGGCTTCATGGTGCAGCGCGAGGACGGTGACTGGCGCCTGGGCCCCGCTGCGGGCTGGCTGGGCGCGCGCTACCAGGCAGGGTTTGACGTGCAGAACGTGCTGGAACCCGCGCTGCGCGAACTCACGCACGCCACCGGCGAGAGCGCCGCTTTCTATGTGCGCGAGGGCCAGGTGCGCACCTGCCTCGTGCGCGTGGAAGGCCCGCAGGCCCTGCGCCACCATGCGCGCATGGGCGAAGGCCTGCCGTTGGACAAAGGCTCGCCGGGCCGCGTGATCCTGGCTTTCTCCGGCGAGCCGGGCAAGGCGTACGAAGAGATTCGCAAGAAGGGTTACCACTGGTCCATTGGCGAGCGCGAACAGGGCGTAGCCACCGTGTCGGCGCCAGTGTTCGGGATGCACTGGCGGCTGATGGGGTCGGTATGTATCTCAGGGCCCGCATCGCGCCTGCCCGCCGACAAGCTGGAGGCGCTCGCGCAGACGGTGGTGGCCGCAGCCACCCGCCTGTCCTACGCGCTGGCAGGCAACACCGGCGCACCACCACAGAGCCCGGTGCGCGCCACCCAATGGCATCCGTGA